A single uncultured Methanolobus sp. DNA region contains:
- a CDS encoding Nif3-like dinuclear metal center hexameric protein: MQLKDVISVLEDIAPPILAEDFDNGRIGLNLDLQNDIIKIAVALDPTEYVLNRAAMIGADLLVTHHTLIFHAVHCINKELADSLKIALDNGISMYSMHTNFDKAKGGINDALANRLGLSDIQETPIGRIGSITPCSVETFVNHVSKSLGTHVMFAGSKDEIKKVMVFGGSGFRAEYIETARSYGADAYVSSELKHDIIRSYSDMLLVDATHYATENPGMQDLCPVLAERLGIDVEFIEHDPLIKTL, encoded by the coding sequence ATGCAGCTAAAAGATGTTATCAGTGTACTGGAAGATATCGCCCCGCCAATACTTGCAGAAGATTTTGATAATGGCAGAATTGGTTTGAACCTTGACCTGCAAAATGATATTATAAAAATAGCTGTGGCTCTTGACCCCACAGAATATGTACTTAACAGAGCAGCCATGATAGGAGCTGATCTTCTAGTCACACATCACACCCTGATATTCCACGCAGTGCACTGCATCAACAAAGAACTGGCAGACAGCCTGAAAATAGCGCTGGACAACGGGATATCAATGTACTCAATGCACACTAACTTCGATAAGGCCAAAGGAGGCATCAATGATGCACTTGCAAACAGGCTCGGACTTTCAGATATTCAGGAAACTCCCATCGGACGCATAGGCAGCATTACCCCATGCTCAGTGGAGACTTTTGTTAATCATGTTTCAAAGAGCCTTGGTACTCACGTAATGTTTGCAGGCAGCAAAGATGAGATCAAAAAGGTGATGGTCTTTGGAGGAAGCGGCTTCAGGGCGGAGTATATTGAAACAGCCAGAAGTTATGGTGCTGATGCCTATGTTTCATCAGAGCTTAAACATGACATAATCCGCTCTTACAGTGACATGTTGCTTGTGGATGCAACACACTATGCCACCGAGAATCCCGGAATGCAGGATCTCTGTCCTGTGCTTGCTGAAAGGCTCGGCATCGATGTGGAATTCATAGAACATGACCCGCTGATCAAAACGCTCTGA
- a CDS encoding CARDB domain-containing protein translates to MAYTLDDIEWSDSAAKSGTLKWGGTLTLDDYTIKVEDFNEDGYVSIGIYRGGVLEKKSPARAGEGFEFRDSENGDDLRILVKKVTLNLDEWTGNMDNPTAAIEVYDRGIPEMGIVIDTESDEYDPRTVTYRSITATIEIDNEGDAEAEDLTVEIDTDGMEFIDGKKSYHYTSIAEDEVLEPIEIELEIPEYWDETDVDITVTTKSEDINGEIHEDSKTETITILPVVELVVTKSVTEEIYIDETAHVSVSIWNNGIYSLSSVTLTNPQTSDLEIQDNVETEVKLSFTSKETKGKILEYTLKPTKTGTFTIPAATATFTDPDGKTHTFKSDTSKIKIDGPDIVLTKTVSPESATAGDEVTVKVTVKNQGTKDASVTTTETMPENATYVSGDLSFHDVATHGKSYTYSYKIKIEGTEDIKVPETTATFVDFEEYKGERVSNMPVITVVDPSEVTTASSSSSSSSSSSSSSTSQSSSGDSNGDYTYDETDDRVEPGFEASFMILALFAVYFVSKRRER, encoded by the coding sequence ATGGCATATACGCTTGATGACATTGAATGGAGTGATAGCGCCGCTAAAAGTGGAACCCTAAAATGGGGAGGAACTCTTACGCTGGACGATTACACAATAAAAGTTGAAGACTTCAATGAGGATGGTTACGTAAGCATAGGCATATACCGTGGTGGAGTGCTTGAAAAGAAATCCCCGGCACGTGCAGGTGAAGGTTTTGAGTTCAGAGATAGTGAAAATGGTGATGACCTTCGCATTCTTGTTAAGAAAGTCACTCTTAATCTTGATGAATGGACAGGCAACATGGATAACCCGACTGCTGCCATCGAAGTTTATGACAGGGGCATTCCTGAAATGGGTATCGTTATTGATACGGAATCAGATGAATATGATCCGCGTACCGTGACATACCGTTCAATTACTGCAACCATAGAAATAGACAATGAAGGTGATGCAGAGGCTGAGGATCTTACTGTAGAGATCGATACTGATGGCATGGAATTCATAGATGGCAAGAAATCATATCATTACACATCAATAGCAGAAGATGAAGTGCTTGAGCCAATAGAGATCGAACTTGAAATCCCGGAATACTGGGATGAGACCGATGTTGATATCACAGTAACTACAAAGTCTGAAGATATCAATGGTGAGATCCACGAAGATTCAAAGACCGAGACTATCACAATTCTGCCTGTTGTGGAACTCGTTGTCACAAAATCCGTGACCGAAGAAATATATATTGATGAAACTGCACATGTTTCGGTGAGCATCTGGAACAATGGTATATACAGCCTGAGTTCAGTTACTCTCACCAACCCGCAAACAAGTGATCTTGAAATCCAGGACAATGTCGAGACAGAAGTAAAGTTGTCTTTTACTTCTAAAGAGACTAAGGGAAAAATACTGGAGTATACCTTAAAACCAACCAAGACAGGTACTTTTACAATCCCTGCTGCAACGGCTACTTTTACTGACCCTGATGGGAAGACCCACACATTTAAGTCAGACACCTCAAAGATCAAAATTGACGGACCTGATATCGTACTTACTAAAACAGTAAGTCCTGAATCGGCTACAGCAGGTGATGAAGTTACAGTAAAGGTGACTGTAAAGAACCAGGGTACAAAAGATGCCAGTGTCACAACAACTGAAACGATGCCCGAAAATGCAACATATGTAAGCGGGGATCTTAGTTTCCATGATGTTGCAACACATGGGAAAAGCTACACTTATTCTTATAAGATAAAAATTGAAGGAACAGAGGACATCAAAGTTCCGGAAACAACTGCAACATTTGTTGATTTTGAAGAGTACAAAGGTGAAAGGGTATCCAATATGCCTGTTATCACAGTTGTAGATCCATCGGAAGTGACAACTGCAAGTTCTTCTTCCTCTTCCTCATCTTCATCAAGTTCATCAAGCACGTCACAGAGCAGCTCAGGTGATTCCAATGGGGATTATACTTATGATGAAACAGATGACAGGGTTGAACCGGGATTTGAAGCAAGTTTTATGATACTTGCATTGTTTGCAGTTTATTTCGTATCAAAACGCAGAGAAAGGTAA
- a CDS encoding gamma-glutamylcyclotransferase family protein, producing the protein MYIFVYGTLRKGDPNHARLGDSRFVCTTRTAGNYVMLHLGAFPGVLKPEDISQMPVSTIMGEVYEIDENTLKDLDEYEGEWYFREEVRLENGLSALIYFLKKIPPVNYKVITDGNWAK; encoded by the coding sequence ATGTATATCTTCGTTTACGGCACCCTCAGAAAAGGCGACCCCAACCACGCACGGCTTGGAGATTCACGCTTTGTGTGCACAACAAGAACCGCAGGAAATTACGTAATGCTTCACCTTGGAGCATTCCCCGGAGTTCTTAAACCCGAAGATATATCTCAAATGCCAGTGTCAACTATTATGGGAGAAGTTTACGAGATAGATGAAAATACCCTGAAAGACCTTGACGAATATGAAGGTGAATGGTATTTCAGGGAAGAGGTCCGGCTTGAGAACGGACTTTCAGCACTCATATATTTCCTGAAGAAGATCCCGCCCGTCAATTACAAAGTCATCACAGATGGAAACTGGGCTAAATGA
- a CDS encoding AMP phosphorylase, producing MQLKVQPIDIKVGKYKVVMNTVDAKEMGVNEGDRVRIRDHKVLTAIVDFTEDMIAPGMIGLYHEVQEQLKKEWTESVEVEPADKPKSARIIRKVMDGNRLEKEEIYELVKDIVEENLSDIELAAFLTATYIKDLSEDETEWLTKAMIDTGERIDFATTPIMDKHSIGGVPGNKISLLIVPIVAANGLLIPKTSSRAITGAGGTADLMEILAPVEFTAQQIKEMTEKVGGVIVWGGATNIAPADDKLIRIEYPLSIDPHCQLLASIMAKKGAVGAQKVVMDIPTGAGTKIPDIKTGRKLARDLINLGERLGMDVDCALTYGASPIGRTVGPALEVIEALKVLETMEGPNSLIEKSAVLAGMLLEMGGVAAKGQGHDLAIETLKNGKAFAKLKEIIEIQGGNPDVTYRDIKVGQYTAELKAPTNGYIIEFHNKRIVQIARLAGAPNDKGAGVRIHKKRGEAVEAGQPILTIYAEKEEKLADAIRSAREDLPIVVEGMLLEKVADVKEL from the coding sequence ATGCAGCTAAAAGTTCAACCTATTGATATCAAGGTCGGCAAATACAAAGTAGTAATGAATACCGTAGATGCCAAGGAAATGGGAGTAAATGAAGGCGACAGGGTAAGGATCAGGGATCATAAGGTTCTTACTGCCATTGTTGACTTTACAGAAGATATGATCGCTCCCGGAATGATCGGGCTGTATCACGAAGTGCAGGAACAGCTCAAGAAAGAGTGGACCGAGTCTGTTGAAGTCGAACCTGCTGATAAACCAAAATCCGCTCGTATAATCAGAAAGGTCATGGATGGTAACAGGCTGGAGAAAGAAGAGATATATGAGCTTGTGAAGGACATCGTTGAAGAGAACCTGAGCGATATCGAGCTGGCTGCTTTCCTTACTGCAACTTACATCAAAGACCTTAGCGAAGACGAGACCGAGTGGCTCACCAAGGCAATGATCGACACCGGGGAACGTATCGATTTCGCCACCACTCCTATTATGGATAAACACTCAATTGGTGGTGTTCCTGGTAACAAGATATCCCTTCTTATCGTCCCTATCGTTGCAGCTAACGGTTTACTTATCCCTAAGACAAGTTCACGTGCAATTACCGGTGCAGGCGGGACAGCGGATCTCATGGAGATCCTGGCTCCAGTAGAGTTCACCGCACAGCAGATCAAGGAAATGACCGAGAAAGTCGGCGGTGTTATCGTATGGGGCGGTGCAACCAATATCGCACCTGCAGATGACAAGCTCATCAGAATAGAGTATCCGCTTTCAATTGACCCTCACTGCCAGCTTCTGGCCTCTATCATGGCTAAAAAAGGTGCGGTAGGTGCTCAGAAAGTTGTAATGGACATTCCAACCGGTGCAGGTACAAAGATTCCTGACATAAAGACCGGAAGAAAACTTGCAAGGGATCTCATCAACCTTGGAGAGCGCCTTGGAATGGATGTTGACTGTGCACTCACATACGGTGCTTCACCAATAGGAAGGACAGTCGGTCCTGCGCTTGAAGTTATCGAAGCGCTGAAAGTGCTTGAGACAATGGAAGGTCCGAACAGTCTTATAGAAAAGAGTGCAGTGCTTGCAGGTATGCTCCTTGAGATGGGTGGCGTTGCTGCAAAAGGCCAGGGACATGACCTTGCAATAGAGACCCTGAAGAACGGAAAGGCATTTGCAAAACTCAAAGAGATCATCGAGATACAGGGTGGAAATCCTGATGTGACCTACAGGGATATCAAGGTAGGACAGTACACTGCAGAACTTAAAGCTCCTACAAATGGTTATATTATTGAGTTCCACAACAAGCGCATCGTTCAGATCGCAAGGCTTGCGGGTGCTCCAAATGATAAGGGAGCAGGCGTAAGGATTCACAAGAAACGCGGCGAGGCAGTTGAAGCTGGTCAGCCTATACTCACTATCTATGCAGAAAAAGAAGAAAAACTTGCAGATGCCATCAGAAGTGCAAGGGAAGACCTTCCAATTGTAGTAGAAGGTATGCTTCTAGAGAAGGTTGCTGACGTTAAAGAACTCTGA
- a CDS encoding DUF4405 domain-containing protein, translating to MKRNTLNYIIDMPLLVQSVIVSVTGVVLMFASHGASFLGLSSRELLHLHEQIGLLMVAFSVIHLLLHWKWMVCTTRNFFSSKSGSPVVCETAYPVED from the coding sequence ATGAAGAGAAATACATTGAATTATATCATAGACATGCCACTATTGGTGCAGTCGGTCATAGTAAGTGTAACAGGAGTTGTCCTGATGTTTGCCAGCCACGGAGCCAGCTTCCTGGGATTAAGCAGCAGGGAATTACTTCACTTGCATGAGCAGATAGGACTTCTGATGGTCGCATTCTCGGTCATACACCTGTTACTTCACTGGAAGTGGATGGTCTGCACAACAAGAAACTTCTTCAGCAGCAAGAGCGGTTCACCTGTTGTGTGTGAAACTGCGTATCCTGTAGAGGACTGA
- a CDS encoding DHHA1 domain-containing protein — protein sequence MTKSRPHEDKSTLILTHGDSDGVCSGAIAKSAFPEGDVYFTSPVGIIDDLNLADGYENVIICDIAVDERHCTELFKRLGEVASVSNLTYIDHHPLPEKCITADWLHHDLTVCASELTYKVLQKRLSRDMRRVAIYGAIGDYYDNSPSVKEWLRDWDKRSLFFQAGTLIQALIYSGRNYDFKRKLILPLSHDKIPTEIPTVLRYAKEGAELEEQLRIHVKHEVRSLQNLAYVVDPNGYMSKSAIYAASYGQRDVGISAEFRHKRNVYDMSLRSRNPESVDLNRLLRRIAPTFGGSGGGHASAAGARIPKESFDAFLREFDKAIGEQKSKAALL from the coding sequence ATGACAAAATCCAGACCACATGAGGACAAATCCACCCTAATACTGACACACGGGGATTCGGATGGGGTATGTTCAGGTGCAATTGCAAAAAGTGCTTTTCCGGAGGGCGATGTCTATTTTACATCTCCGGTCGGGATCATCGATGACCTGAATCTTGCAGATGGTTATGAGAATGTTATTATTTGCGATATCGCTGTTGATGAAAGGCACTGCACAGAGCTGTTCAAAAGACTTGGCGAGGTTGCATCAGTCTCAAATCTCACGTATATAGACCATCATCCTCTGCCGGAAAAATGTATAACTGCGGACTGGCTGCACCATGACCTTACCGTTTGTGCTTCGGAACTCACATATAAGGTTCTTCAGAAAAGACTTAGCAGGGATATGCGCAGGGTAGCTATTTATGGTGCTATCGGGGATTATTATGATAACAGTCCTTCTGTGAAGGAATGGCTGCGGGATTGGGATAAGAGAAGCCTGTTCTTCCAGGCAGGAACGCTTATCCAGGCACTCATTTATTCTGGAAGAAATTATGATTTTAAGAGGAAACTTATTCTCCCACTGTCCCATGATAAGATCCCCACTGAAATACCAACTGTTCTCAGGTATGCAAAAGAAGGTGCAGAACTTGAGGAACAGCTTCGCATTCATGTGAAACATGAGGTGAGGTCCCTTCAGAATCTGGCTTATGTGGTTGACCCCAATGGTTATATGTCAAAATCCGCTATATATGCTGCTTCCTATGGACAGCGGGATGTGGGCATATCTGCTGAGTTCCGCCATAAAAGGAATGTCTATGATATGAGCCTGCGTTCAAGGAACCCGGAGTCTGTGGACCTGAACCGATTGCTTCGTAGAATTGCACCAACGTTTGGAGGCAGTGGCGGAGGTCATGCTTCTGCTGCAGGTGCAAGGATCCCAAAAGAATCATTCGATGCTTTCCTTCGTGAGTTTGACAAGGCCATAGGGGAGCAAAAAAGCAAGGCTGCACTACTTTAG
- a CDS encoding peptidylprolyl isomerase, producing the protein MAIEKGDFIKINYTGKFNDGQIFDTTDEQLAKDNGIYNPRGVYGGDVVIVGSGHTIKGLDEDFIGKEVGYSGNVTIAPELAFGPHNPALVETVSVTKLKEQFGEQRPYPGMPVELNGRRGVISQIIGRRVRVDMNHALAGKEVEYEYTIVEKIEDKVAKAQGLLSLYTGMPEIEVEVTDDLIRIFTPIELGFNQRWIVSKMTIASELIDKLGIASLEYVEKHPYVPPMAEVEETEEAEATEE; encoded by the coding sequence TTGGCAATCGAGAAAGGAGATTTCATAAAGATAAACTATACCGGTAAGTTCAATGACGGGCAGATCTTTGACACTACCGATGAACAGCTTGCAAAAGACAATGGTATCTACAACCCTCGCGGTGTTTACGGCGGAGATGTTGTTATTGTTGGCTCCGGCCACACTATCAAAGGTCTTGATGAGGACTTCATCGGCAAGGAAGTAGGATATTCCGGTAATGTTACCATTGCACCAGAGTTGGCATTCGGTCCACACAATCCTGCTCTTGTTGAGACTGTTTCAGTCACAAAGCTTAAGGAACAGTTCGGTGAGCAGAGACCATACCCGGGAATGCCTGTTGAACTCAACGGCAGACGTGGTGTAATCTCACAGATCATCGGCCGCAGAGTACGTGTTGACATGAACCATGCTCTTGCAGGTAAGGAAGTCGAGTACGAGTACACTATCGTTGAGAAGATCGAGGACAAGGTTGCTAAGGCACAGGGCCTTCTTTCACTCTACACCGGCATGCCAGAGATCGAGGTTGAGGTTACAGATGACCTTATCAGGATCTTCACTCCGATCGAGCTCGGATTTAACCAGAGATGGATCGTATCCAAGATGACCATCGCAAGCGAGCTTATCGACAAGCTGGGCATTGCAAGCCTCGAATACGTCGAGAAGCACCCATACGTCCCTCCAATGGCAGAAGTAGAGGAGACCGAAGAAGCTGAAGCTACAGAGGAATAA
- the engB gene encoding GTP-binding protein EngB: MAKKTDELEGINFEIIFSGRSNVGKSSIMREITGKNIKVGKRPGVTLKPTHIRYSDLLLTDLPGFGFMSGVKDRKQDIVKDQIVRYIETNADRINVAVLVIDGASFIEIVQRWEERNEIPIDIEMFELFKELGFDIILAVNKVDKINSDELDATLDQICDKLNMLPPWRQWLDTVAPISAKKGDLKALKSLVRQRLHNEKRDDLFKYF, encoded by the coding sequence ATGGCAAAGAAGACTGATGAGCTTGAGGGCATTAATTTTGAGATCATTTTTTCAGGAAGATCGAATGTAGGTAAGTCTTCTATTATGAGGGAGATCACCGGAAAGAACATAAAAGTAGGAAAGCGTCCGGGTGTGACACTAAAACCTACTCATATAAGGTACTCTGATCTGCTTCTTACCGACCTGCCGGGATTTGGTTTTATGAGCGGTGTGAAAGACCGCAAGCAGGATATTGTGAAAGACCAGATCGTGCGTTATATTGAGACAAATGCTGACAGGATCAATGTTGCGGTGCTTGTCATTGATGGTGCATCTTTTATTGAAATAGTGCAACGCTGGGAAGAGCGTAACGAAATACCTATTGATATTGAGATGTTCGAACTTTTCAAGGAGCTGGGTTTTGATATTATTCTGGCGGTAAACAAAGTCGATAAGATCAACAGTGACGAACTTGATGCGACCCTGGACCAGATATGTGATAAGCTCAACATGCTGCCTCCGTGGAGACAGTGGCTTGATACCGTTGCTCCGATAAGTGCAAAGAAAGGTGACCTTAAAGCTCTGAAATCACTTGTCAGACAGAGACTGCATAATGAAAAGAGGGACGACCTGTTCAAGTATTTCTGA
- a CDS encoding tRNA (cytidine(56)-2'-O)-methyltransferase, producing the protein MPEKIVILRLGHRPQRDKRITTHVGLTARAFGAEGMLLASDDQKLADNIADVSNRFGGDFYVSNNVSWKTEIRKWKEDGGKVCHLSMYGINLPDAVPEIKECEKLMIVVGAEKVPFEIYEMADWNVAVGNQPHSEVAAVAVTMDRISSTDPLRTEFEGGELTIIPERCGKNVIDKRE; encoded by the coding sequence ATGCCTGAAAAAATAGTAATATTAAGACTTGGCCACCGCCCGCAGCGTGATAAGAGGATAACAACCCATGTTGGCCTGACAGCACGTGCCTTCGGTGCCGAGGGCATGCTTCTTGCATCAGATGACCAGAAACTTGCGGATAACATTGCTGATGTTTCCAACCGTTTTGGCGGTGATTTCTACGTCAGCAATAATGTGAGCTGGAAAACCGAGATCAGGAAATGGAAAGAAGATGGTGGAAAAGTATGCCACCTGTCAATGTACGGGATCAATCTCCCGGATGCCGTTCCCGAGATAAAGGAATGTGAAAAGCTCATGATCGTTGTGGGTGCTGAAAAAGTACCTTTTGAGATCTATGAGATGGCCGACTGGAATGTTGCAGTCGGTAACCAGCCACATTCTGAGGTTGCTGCAGTTGCAGTGACCATGGACCGTATATCATCAACCGATCCTTTGAGGACAGAATTTGAAGGCGGGGAATTGACAATAATTCCTGAGAGATGCGGGAAAAATGTTATAGACAAAAGAGAGTAA
- a CDS encoding NAD(P)/FAD-dependent oxidoreductase: MTPEDSYDIIVVGAGPAGSTAAMYAAENDMSVLLVEKKKDIGVPLQCGGFLPHYPVLQELVPNAELPITLEEIPSSCIHATASYQRFIAPNGLSKGFEVDADAIDRRRFDKHLAQQAAKAGAKLLVGTNVTEVDETKLFMDGAFGEFEVEGKVIIGADGPNSIVGKASNMIRDPDPMGTGTAFEYELSGVDIDREAVEMYFGKDFVPGGYAWIISQGGDTANIGVGIREALFEEHLCARDYLERFMYKHPIASKKLEGASITSVVAGLVPVGGAPKVTSSHNTLIAGDAAGHIIATNGGGISTAMVGGKLAGETAAEFLKGKCRLQEYDSRWRQQMGLEIKTAVYVRKLMDKLMLSDRLMTTAIKMITPDQMKAIQCGQLPDPVKKTLMKLNVGLS, translated from the coding sequence ATGACACCTGAAGATTCTTATGATATTATCGTGGTCGGAGCTGGTCCGGCCGGTTCCACCGCAGCAATGTACGCTGCCGAGAATGACATGTCCGTACTCCTCGTTGAAAAGAAAAAAGACATCGGAGTGCCTCTGCAGTGTGGAGGTTTCCTGCCACACTATCCCGTACTGCAGGAACTGGTTCCCAATGCAGAACTCCCGATAACCCTAGAAGAAATACCATCCAGCTGCATACATGCCACAGCCTCATACCAGCGTTTCATAGCACCAAACGGTCTGTCAAAAGGTTTTGAAGTTGATGCCGATGCCATTGATAGAAGGCGTTTTGACAAACACCTGGCACAACAGGCTGCAAAAGCAGGAGCAAAACTGCTTGTCGGGACAAACGTGACAGAAGTAGACGAAACAAAGCTTTTCATGGACGGCGCTTTCGGTGAATTTGAAGTTGAAGGCAAGGTCATAATCGGTGCTGACGGACCAAATTCAATAGTTGGAAAAGCTTCCAACATGATCCGCGACCCGGACCCCATGGGAACTGGAACTGCTTTTGAATATGAGCTCAGCGGAGTTGACATTGACAGGGAAGCCGTTGAGATGTATTTCGGCAAGGATTTCGTCCCCGGCGGATACGCATGGATAATCTCACAGGGCGGGGACACCGCAAACATAGGTGTAGGCATCAGGGAAGCTCTTTTTGAAGAACATTTGTGTGCCAGAGACTACCTCGAACGCTTCATGTACAAGCACCCCATCGCAAGCAAAAAACTTGAAGGTGCATCCATAACATCAGTTGTGGCAGGACTTGTACCTGTAGGCGGAGCTCCAAAAGTGACCTCATCGCACAACACCCTGATAGCAGGAGACGCAGCAGGCCATATCATCGCAACCAACGGAGGAGGAATTTCCACCGCAATGGTCGGTGGAAAACTTGCAGGCGAGACAGCCGCAGAATTCCTCAAAGGCAAATGCAGGCTTCAGGAATATGACAGCAGGTGGAGACAGCAGATGGGACTTGAGATCAAGACCGCAGTCTATGTACGCAAACTCATGGACAAGCTCATGCTCTCTGACAGGCTCATGACCACAGCCATCAAAATGATAACACCGGACCAGATGAAAGCTATCCAGTGCGGCCAGTTGCCAGATCCGGTCAAAAAGACATTGATGAAACTGAACGTGGGACTCAGTTAA
- a CDS encoding ATPase domain-containing protein — translation MRIKTGIEGFDELVQGGLLSDRVYLVSGPPGSGKTTFCVQYLAHGAALGETGLYVTLLESPQNIIDDMSNYSMNVLTLIKMKKLLFADLGPRMEYGFMDEMSEYITPDYEVSASPGEHEAPSPAIVFREIAAYVAEYDVKRLVIDSVSAIRFTTRDLSLQEKEMSRFIRNLKKLGCTTILISEMTDPSAYSTEQFAAHGVIFMHNFLYDKTMTRAMQIIKMRGTKHDCNMRSVNFGDKGLVVSGLLE, via the coding sequence ATGAGGATAAAGACAGGCATAGAAGGTTTTGACGAGCTGGTGCAGGGTGGCCTGCTCTCAGATCGCGTATATCTGGTGAGTGGCCCACCAGGCAGTGGTAAAACAACTTTTTGCGTGCAGTATCTGGCGCACGGTGCAGCCCTCGGTGAAACCGGACTTTATGTGACACTGCTGGAAAGCCCGCAGAATATTATCGATGACATGTCCAACTACTCCATGAACGTACTCACCCTTATCAAGATGAAAAAACTGCTCTTTGCAGATCTTGGTCCGAGGATGGAATACGGTTTTATGGATGAGATGAGCGAGTACATCACTCCCGATTACGAGGTTTCGGCATCACCCGGTGAACATGAAGCTCCATCTCCTGCAATAGTTTTCAGGGAAATAGCAGCTTATGTAGCAGAGTACGATGTAAAGAGGCTGGTCATAGATTCCGTTTCCGCAATAAGGTTCACTACAAGAGACCTTTCATTGCAGGAAAAAGAAATGAGCCGTTTCATCAGGAACCTGAAAAAACTTGGGTGCACGACCATACTCATATCCGAGATGACAGACCCAAGTGCGTACTCAACTGAGCAGTTCGCTGCACATGGTGTAATATTCATGCACAATTTCCTTTATGACAAAACAATGACCCGTGCAATGCAGATAATCAAGATGCGTGGTACGAAGCATGATTGTAACATGCGTTCAGTTAATTTCGGTGATAAAGGTCTTGTTGTCAGTGGTCTACTTGAATGA
- a CDS encoding TatD family nuclease-associated radical SAM protein — protein sequence MKDDNNENTIPMFKGTISYEAFGNLYLNITNQCSAKCTFCIREGCDGVYGYNLRLSREPTEQEIISDLEKHDLSKYKELVFTGFGEPTCRFDTVLHITKWLKNKGIHVRLDTNGHTALMNPGRNIIAELKAAGLDAVSVSLNAESEEIYNRICKPEYKGSYQAVLDFAKEAVKAGIKTRMTVVAQDGIDIDKCKKIATDIGATFRVR from the coding sequence TTGAAAGATGACAACAATGAGAATACAATTCCTATGTTCAAAGGCACCATCAGCTATGAAGCATTTGGAAACCTCTATCTAAATATAACCAACCAGTGCAGCGCAAAATGTACATTCTGCATCCGGGAAGGATGCGACGGGGTTTATGGTTACAACCTGCGCCTGTCCAGAGAACCCACTGAGCAGGAAATAATAAGCGACCTTGAAAAACACGACCTCAGCAAATACAAAGAACTTGTCTTCACAGGTTTTGGCGAACCAACATGCCGTTTCGATACTGTTCTCCATATAACAAAGTGGCTTAAGAATAAGGGAATTCACGTCCGGCTTGACACTAACGGCCATACTGCACTAATGAATCCCGGAAGGAACATTATAGCAGAACTAAAAGCAGCAGGACTTGATGCAGTTTCAGTTAGTCTTAACGCAGAATCCGAAGAGATATACAACAGGATATGCAAACCAGAGTACAAAGGATCATATCAGGCAGTCCTCGATTTTGCGAAAGAAGCAGTCAAAGCAGGTATCAAGACCCGCATGACTGTTGTCGCCCAAGACGGAATTGACATCGATAAATGTAAAAAGATAGCAACCGATATTGGTGCCACTTTCAGGGTCAGATGA